In the Anaerosporomusa subterranea genome, one interval contains:
- a CDS encoding 1-deoxy-D-xylulose-5-phosphate reductoisomerase, producing the protein MRHIAILGSTGSIGTQTLQVIEANPEQFSVSVLSAHSNDSLLEEQIEKFRPELVVLTDKSAAERLAKRYKGKTRILSGEEGLIEAAIHPRSHIVLTALVGFAGLRPTLAAISAKKTIALANKETLVAAGEIVTKAAKENHVAIIPVDSEHSAIFQCLQGINMTSVRKLLLTASGGPFRTLNKEQLKTVGVSDCLKHPNWSMGKKITVDSATLANKGLEVIEARWLFDVSYDQIEVIVHPQSIIHSMVELIDGCVLAQLGLPDMRAPIQYALTYPERSTANFGRLDFSKIKSFTFEQPDTDIFTALSMAYEAGRKGGAFPCVFNAANEIAVQAFLSGKIEFLHIADIIRSSLNAFEASDSVTLEALLQADAWARKRAAEDIASLT; encoded by the coding sequence TTGCGACATATTGCTATACTAGGCAGTACTGGCTCTATTGGGACTCAAACTTTGCAAGTGATTGAGGCCAACCCAGAACAATTTTCTGTCAGTGTCTTGTCGGCTCACAGTAACGATAGCCTACTTGAAGAACAAATTGAAAAATTTCGTCCTGAATTAGTTGTTCTTACCGATAAAAGCGCGGCTGAGAGATTAGCTAAGCGTTACAAGGGAAAGACAAGGATATTGTCTGGCGAAGAAGGGCTAATCGAGGCCGCAATCCATCCGCGAAGCCATATAGTACTCACCGCATTAGTTGGCTTCGCCGGCCTTCGACCGACTCTCGCTGCGATTAGCGCAAAGAAAACAATTGCCCTCGCCAACAAAGAAACGCTAGTTGCCGCCGGGGAAATCGTCACCAAAGCAGCTAAGGAAAATCATGTAGCCATTATTCCTGTTGATAGTGAACACAGCGCTATATTTCAATGCCTTCAAGGAATTAATATGACCAGTGTCCGAAAACTATTGCTGACTGCTTCCGGTGGACCCTTTCGTACATTGAATAAGGAACAGTTGAAAACAGTTGGAGTGTCAGATTGTTTAAAACATCCAAATTGGTCAATGGGCAAGAAAATCACAGTAGATTCAGCGACCTTAGCCAATAAAGGACTAGAAGTTATTGAAGCTAGATGGTTATTTGACGTCAGCTATGACCAAATTGAGGTCATAGTCCACCCGCAAAGTATTATCCATTCAATGGTTGAACTGATTGACGGCTGCGTATTGGCGCAGCTTGGTTTGCCAGATATGCGGGCACCCATTCAATACGCCTTGACATACCCTGAACGATCAACTGCAAATTTCGGCAGACTAGACTTTTCAAAAATAAAGTCTTTTACCTTTGAACAACCAGATACAGATATTTTTACCGCCTTATCCATGGCATATGAAGCAGGACGAAAAGGTGGTGCTTTTCCTTGTGTATTTAATGCCGCCAATGAAATTGCAGTCCAGGCGTTTCTATCCGGGAAAATCGAGTTTCTTCATATTGCGGATATTATCCGCAGTAGTCTAAATGCATTTGAAGCCTCAGACTCTGTTACGCTTGAAGCCTTACTACAAGCAGATGCTTGGGCTCGAAAGCGTGCGGCTGAAGATATTGCTAGTTTGACTTAA
- a CDS encoding phosphatidate cytidylyltransferase, with translation MLLQRILTAAVGIPITVYIIQFGGWLFASAIIALALAAWREYGLMLRKQNIEIGMLGGAASTLLLLLSGWCGNSEEIIMAIWIVLLWTLLRTLRIWQNNNHSFVPAAFSLFGVIYIGFSFMHLILLREVSTMVITQTHFANMSLGTVYLWVAFLATWASDTFAYFVGTALGRHKLAPNISPHKSVEGFVGGVIGAVLAVLVFGHFTAIPIVHRIATGMLVGLVSPIGDLAESALKRFCCVKDSGSLLPGHGGVLDRFDSILFSVPVIYYYVRLIILQ, from the coding sequence ATGCTATTACAGCGTATTTTAACAGCTGCAGTGGGAATACCCATCACAGTGTATATCATCCAATTTGGTGGCTGGCTATTCGCATCGGCAATTATTGCCCTTGCATTGGCGGCATGGCGTGAATATGGACTCATGCTGCGCAAACAGAATATTGAGATTGGTATGCTGGGCGGTGCGGCGTCGACTCTATTGCTCTTGTTGAGCGGCTGGTGCGGAAATTCAGAAGAGATTATTATGGCAATATGGATTGTTTTACTTTGGACATTGCTGCGAACGTTACGCATATGGCAAAACAACAATCACTCCTTCGTGCCAGCTGCATTTAGCCTGTTTGGTGTGATATATATAGGGTTTTCGTTTATGCATCTGATTTTGCTTCGTGAAGTCAGTACAATGGTTATAACCCAAACTCACTTTGCCAACATGAGTTTGGGTACAGTTTATCTTTGGGTTGCTTTTTTAGCCACGTGGGCCAGTGATACCTTCGCTTATTTTGTCGGAACCGCACTTGGTAGGCATAAGCTTGCCCCAAATATCAGTCCTCACAAATCGGTGGAAGGATTTGTTGGAGGGGTGATTGGCGCCGTGTTGGCGGTCTTAGTATTTGGCCATTTTACCGCTATTCCCATAGTTCATCGTATAGCGACCGGCATGCTTGTAGGGCTGGTCTCACCAATTGGCGATTTGGCTGAATCTGCGTTGAAGCGTTTTTGCTGCGTTAAGGATTCTGGTTCATTGCTTCCTGGACATGGCGGAGTGCTTGATCGCTTTGATAGCATCTTATTTAGCGTACCAGTGATTTACTATTATGTACGTCTAATCATTCTGCAATAG
- a CDS encoding isoprenyl transferase — protein MWKKWFGKTEQYVIADNQLDKDKLPRHTAIIMDGNGRWAKAKGMPRVFGHRAGVESLRKIVRTASNLELEVLTVYAFSTENWKRPAEEVNLLMDLFSTYLTADIDELDENNVQIRFIGQIQDLSTTLCRKFQDAQARTAKNTGLVFNAAINYGGRAEMLCAMKAIALDVQSGNLPVEMITENSIQQHLYTADLPDVDLLIRPSGDFRISNFLLWQSAYAELWFTDVNWPDFTPEYFLQALHDFQQRDRRFGGLKIK, from the coding sequence ATGTGGAAAAAATGGTTTGGCAAAACAGAACAATATGTTATTGCTGATAACCAACTAGATAAAGACAAGCTCCCCCGCCATACAGCGATTATCATGGACGGAAATGGCCGTTGGGCAAAAGCAAAGGGGATGCCTAGGGTATTTGGACATCGCGCTGGAGTCGAGTCTCTCCGCAAGATTGTGCGTACCGCTAGCAATTTGGAGCTTGAAGTACTGACCGTATATGCATTCTCTACAGAAAACTGGAAGCGTCCGGCAGAAGAAGTCAATTTATTGATGGACTTATTTTCCACATATCTAACTGCCGATATTGACGAGTTGGACGAAAATAATGTACAGATTCGCTTTATTGGCCAAATTCAGGACTTATCAACTACTCTTTGTCGAAAATTTCAAGATGCGCAAGCACGAACGGCAAAAAACACTGGACTTGTTTTTAATGCTGCCATCAATTATGGAGGCAGAGCAGAAATGCTTTGCGCCATGAAAGCAATCGCGCTCGATGTGCAATCAGGCAACCTACCAGTAGAAATGATTACAGAAAATAGCATCCAACAGCACCTCTACACCGCAGATTTACCAGATGTAGACTTGCTCATCCGGCCAAGCGGCGATTTTCGAATTAGTAACTTTCTGCTTTGGCAGAGTGCGTATGCTGAGTTATGGTTTACTGATGTCAATTGGCCTGATTTTACGCCAGAATATTTTCTCCAAGCTCTGCACGATTTTCAGCAGAGAGACCGAAGATTTGGCGGACTGAAAATAAAGTAG
- a CDS encoding 4Fe-4S binding protein, producing the protein MAYKINDTCVACGTCAATCPVGAISEGNPIYVISDECVECGACAAVCPVAAIEAP; encoded by the coding sequence ATGGCTTATAAGATTAACGATACCTGTGTTGCCTGTGGCACCTGCGCGGCCACTTGCCCAGTGGGAGCTATCAGTGAGGGTAACCCAATCTATGTTATTTCCGATGAATGTGTTGAGTGTGGCGCTTGCGCCGCTGTCTGCCCTGTCGCCGCTATTGAGGCACCTTAA
- the pyrH gene encoding UMP kinase — MVPCKYKRIILKLSGEALAGDKGFGIDPEVVESIAHQIKDIKSQTEGLEIGIVVGGGNIWRGLAGSAKGMDRATADYMGMLATVMNSLALQDALEECGVDTRVQTAIEMRQVAEPYIRRRAIRHLEKGRVVIFAAGTGNPYFSTDTTAALRAAEIEADIILMAKRNADGVYDSDPRNNPDAKMFKELEHKEVLQRGLGVMDSTATSLCMDNKIPIIVFSIDEPGNILKAVLGHDIGTIVGGTKRDS; from the coding sequence TTGGTACCCTGCAAATATAAACGAATCATTTTGAAATTGAGTGGCGAGGCGCTTGCTGGAGATAAAGGTTTTGGTATCGATCCCGAAGTTGTCGAGTCAATAGCTCACCAGATTAAAGATATTAAATCACAAACTGAGGGTCTAGAGATTGGTATTGTTGTTGGCGGCGGCAATATTTGGCGCGGATTGGCAGGAAGCGCTAAAGGCATGGATCGTGCGACCGCTGACTATATGGGGATGTTAGCAACAGTGATGAATTCGCTGGCACTACAGGACGCTCTTGAGGAATGCGGCGTGGATACGCGAGTGCAAACCGCTATTGAAATGCGTCAGGTTGCTGAACCGTATATTCGTCGTAGAGCAATACGACACTTGGAAAAGGGACGGGTTGTTATTTTTGCCGCAGGCACTGGCAATCCTTATTTTTCAACAGATACAACCGCAGCTTTGCGAGCTGCTGAAATTGAAGCTGATATCATTCTAATGGCCAAGCGCAATGCAGATGGAGTATACGACTCTGATCCGCGAAATAATCCGGACGCAAAGATGTTTAAAGAATTAGAACATAAGGAAGTCTTGCAACGCGGGTTGGGAGTCATGGATTCTACGGCGACTAGCCTGTGTATGGATAACAAAATACCAATCATTGTATTCAGCATTGATGAACCAGGAAATATTTTGAAGGCAGTCTTAGGGCATGACATAGGAACTATCGTGGGAGGGACGAAACGTGATAGTTAA
- the rpsB gene encoding 30S ribosomal protein S2, which produces MSVISMKQLLEAGVHFGHQTRRWNPKMAPYIFTERNGIYIIDLQKTVKKVEDAYNFVRQIAGEGRTILFVGTKKQAQEAVKDEATRCDMYYVNERWLGGMLTNFQTIQKRISRLCALEDMETKGMFEVLPKKEVITLRHEMERLQKFLGGIKNMRKLPGALFVIDPRKERIAVAEARNLGIPIVAIVDTNCDPDEVDVIIPGNDDAIRAVKLLTGKMADAVLEGRQGEQMNAAAGE; this is translated from the coding sequence TTGTCAGTAATATCCATGAAACAGCTTTTAGAAGCTGGTGTACACTTCGGTCATCAAACTCGTCGGTGGAACCCGAAAATGGCGCCCTATATTTTTACAGAGCGCAACGGAATCTACATTATCGATCTGCAGAAGACCGTAAAAAAGGTTGAAGATGCTTATAATTTTGTTCGCCAAATCGCTGGCGAGGGCCGGACGATTCTTTTTGTTGGCACCAAAAAGCAAGCACAAGAAGCGGTAAAAGATGAAGCCACTCGTTGTGATATGTACTATGTTAACGAGCGCTGGTTGGGCGGAATGCTTACCAATTTCCAAACTATCCAGAAACGTATTAGTCGTTTGTGTGCGCTTGAAGATATGGAAACCAAGGGCATGTTTGAAGTTCTACCGAAAAAAGAAGTTATCACTCTTCGCCACGAAATGGAACGTCTGCAAAAGTTCCTAGGCGGCATTAAAAATATGCGGAAGCTACCAGGCGCCCTGTTTGTCATTGATCCCCGCAAAGAGCGAATTGCTGTTGCCGAAGCACGCAACCTGGGTATTCCCATTGTTGCCATTGTTGATACTAACTGTGATCCTGATGAAGTCGACGTAATTATTCCGGGTAATGATGATGCTATTCGCGCTGTCAAGCTTCTGACAGGCAAAATGGCTGACGCTGTTCTCGAAGGACGTCAAGGCGAGCAAATGAATGCTGCAGCTGGGGAATAG
- a CDS encoding DUF6115 domain-containing protein, which yields MPTGILLVVLLLVTVFIFVYKRQMLLKMFSINIATMADEFRTQMEVTADQAVKKLENQMAQLEYMLEEADAKIITLENRLREAEQKGIPSAPASVPYTSDSPLSTSIPQSQPAQIADKLQEVAQDKRQQVMLMHRQGYTVIEIAKATSMGKGEVMLVLELNKNG from the coding sequence GTGCCAACCGGGATACTACTAGTCGTTTTACTGTTGGTAACTGTATTTATTTTTGTATATAAACGCCAAATGCTGTTGAAGATGTTTTCTATTAATATTGCTACAATGGCAGATGAATTTCGCACTCAAATGGAAGTCACAGCTGATCAAGCAGTCAAAAAGTTAGAGAATCAGATGGCCCAACTTGAATATATGTTAGAAGAAGCTGATGCCAAGATAATAACACTCGAAAACCGGTTGCGTGAGGCAGAACAGAAAGGCATTCCCTCGGCTCCCGCTTCAGTACCATACACAAGTGACTCTCCTCTATCGACATCGATTCCGCAGTCACAACCGGCGCAAATTGCAGACAAGTTACAGGAGGTTGCCCAAGATAAACGTCAACAAGTCATGTTGATGCACCGTCAAGGATATACTGTTATCGAAATTGCCAAAGCTACCTCTATGGGAAAAGGGGAAGTTATGCTAGTTCTTGAACTGAATAAAAATGGATAA
- a CDS encoding DUF342 domain-containing protein, translating into MDKNGLGGFNIDKSESADQRIVISTDNNGTFLTVYPPVAGAKPVTEPEVVEALRVKEITNYQYPLILKTVKEATGSPVRIIAPQAQLKEPDIQVLVERDRMEAFVIISASTNSRLATVDEVMVKLEAAGIRYGVNQESIKRVCQQPGPKLSVATGQHPKDGQDAQIVYTFNLDKNSKPAENENGSVDYKNINLFTTVSEGDILAEKIPAVPGKPGIDVLGNSIQPKPGRDLPLPIGKNVIAVEGKIIAGISGQVMFINNKVHVVPVIVINGDIDFSSGNIEFTGNVTVKGSVQPGFSIKAGGDIEVQGTVSGGIVEGRNITIRMGIQGMHRGHVKASQNVYAKFIENSNVFADGDVYVSDVILHSRVNAKHKVVVEGRRGIVGGQITAGEEIRSKVAGTQLAIVTELEVGVNPALREEYHNLRKDIHKVENTLDQTQKSLQVMRSVDQGSLTNEKRELLLKLTKAQFQLAGQAETMRNRIIQIEADLDQIRQGRIRIAEGVYPGVKIVVGTNVKSVRETLRFVTFYVDDGELKTSTYN; encoded by the coding sequence ATGGATAAAAACGGTTTAGGTGGATTTAATATAGACAAAAGCGAATCAGCAGACCAACGCATTGTCATCAGTACTGATAACAATGGGACCTTCCTGACCGTATATCCCCCTGTGGCGGGAGCCAAGCCGGTTACTGAACCGGAGGTCGTCGAGGCTTTAAGGGTAAAGGAAATAACAAACTATCAATATCCGTTGATCCTTAAGACTGTGAAAGAGGCCACTGGATCACCTGTAAGAATTATTGCCCCACAGGCGCAACTGAAAGAGCCAGATATTCAAGTTCTTGTTGAACGTGACAGAATGGAAGCTTTTGTTATTATCTCTGCGTCAACCAACTCTCGACTAGCGACCGTAGACGAAGTCATGGTTAAGTTAGAAGCCGCTGGTATTCGTTATGGGGTGAATCAGGAGAGCATCAAACGTGTTTGTCAACAACCAGGGCCAAAATTATCTGTAGCAACTGGTCAGCATCCGAAAGATGGCCAAGATGCTCAGATTGTGTATACATTTAATTTGGATAAGAATTCCAAGCCAGCTGAAAATGAGAATGGAAGCGTTGACTATAAAAATATCAATTTATTCACAACTGTCAGCGAAGGCGACATCTTAGCTGAAAAAATACCGGCTGTTCCAGGCAAACCGGGCATTGACGTCTTAGGAAACTCTATTCAACCAAAGCCGGGACGCGATCTTCCATTGCCAATCGGTAAGAATGTTATCGCAGTTGAAGGAAAAATAATCGCTGGCATATCCGGCCAGGTCATGTTTATTAATAATAAAGTTCACGTTGTTCCTGTGATTGTTATTAATGGCGATATCGATTTTTCAAGTGGAAATATTGAATTTACTGGCAATGTGACTGTAAAGGGGTCTGTTCAGCCTGGTTTTTCTATTAAGGCTGGAGGCGACATCGAAGTCCAGGGAACAGTTAGCGGCGGGATCGTTGAAGGAAGAAATATTACCATTCGCATGGGGATTCAAGGAATGCACCGCGGCCACGTAAAGGCCAGTCAGAATGTATATGCCAAATTTATCGAAAATTCAAACGTATTCGCTGACGGAGATGTATACGTCAGTGATGTGATTTTGCATAGTCGCGTAAATGCAAAACATAAAGTGGTTGTAGAAGGCCGCCGTGGCATTGTCGGCGGACAAATTACTGCAGGTGAAGAAATTCGGTCCAAGGTCGCTGGCACACAACTTGCGATCGTAACCGAGTTAGAGGTAGGGGTTAATCCTGCTCTGCGTGAAGAATACCATAATTTACGTAAAGACATACACAAAGTAGAAAACACTCTCGATCAAACACAAAAATCTTTACAAGTCATGCGCTCTGTAGATCAAGGCTCTTTGACTAACGAAAAGCGAGAATTGTTGCTTAAGTTGACAAAAGCGCAGTTTCAACTCGCAGGACAAGCTGAGACTATGCGCAATCGCATTATACAGATTGAAGCAGATCTTGATCAAATTCGGCAAGGACGTATTCGTATTGCTGAAGGAGTATATCCTGGTGTAAAAATTGTCGTGGGTACTAATGTCAAGTCTGTGCGTGAAACGCTTCGCTTCGTAACTTTCTATGTAGATGATGGGGAATTGAAAACTAGCACCTACAATTAA